A region of the Phaseolus vulgaris cultivar G19833 chromosome 11, P. vulgaris v2.0, whole genome shotgun sequence genome:
CTCTACTGGTCTACCTGGCCGTGTCGCCGGAAGCCGTAAGTGCCGCCATAGTACAAGGCACGACAGAACAAAAACCAGTCTACTTCATTAGCTGAGTACTACAGGATGCGGAAACCCGGTATCAAATGATCGAGAAGGTAGCTCTAGCCCTCGTCCATGCCTCCAGAAGGCTACGACAATATTTCCAAAGTCACGAGGTTATAGTGCGAACCGACTTCCCCATCAATAAGATTTTGCAAAAACCCGAGTTGGCCGGAAGAATGATTGGCTGGTCAGTCGAGCTGTCCGAATTCAGCATTAAATACGAACCACAAGGACCTATCAAGTCCCAATGCTTGGCAGACTTCACTTCAGAGTTACAGCAATGCCAAGAACCTGAAACCATATGGGTCTTGCATGTCGATGGCTCCTCAAGTAAGAAGGGTGGGGGAGCCGGAATTGTTCTGGAAGGGccaaaaaatatacaaattgaGCAATCTTTGCGTTTTGGTTTCCCTACTTcgaacaatcaagcagaatatgaagcgcTCATAGCCGGACTGTTGCTGGCAAAAGATGTGGGAGCTCAGAAGGTGGAATGTCATACAGACTCACAACTCATGGTCGAGCATGTCAATGGGAACTACCAAATCAAAGATCCTCTGCTCCTGAAATACTACCACAGAGTGGTTAACATCATCAGTCAGTTTCAAAACATCAAGATAAATCATGTGAAACGACAAGAAAACCTGAGGGCCGACACCCTGTCCAAACTGGCAACCGCTAGGACGAAAGGCCGACACGCCTCTGTCATTCAGCAGATCTTATCAGCTCCGTCGGTCCCCATCGGGGAATGCATGGTCACCGAAAAAGGAGAAGACGACTGGGTGTCCGACATGAAGAAAGCTGTCAAGGACCGTGAAGAAGGGAAGGACGGCCATGACTTACACCTATCCAGGAAAGCGTCACGATTTGTTATAATAGGAGAAGACTTGTACAAGCGAGGATTCTCAACCCCTTTACTCAAATGTGTGTCGAAAGTAGAAGCCGAATATATTCTGCAAGAATTACACCAAGGGGCGTGCGGGTTACATTCTGGGGCCCGAACAATGGTGACGAGAGTCCTGAGGGCCGGTTACTATTGGCCTACGCTAAGAACAGATTGCACCAACTTTGTGAAAAAATGTGTAAGTTGTCAAGAGCATGGTCCGCTAATCCACCCACACCCTCACAACCTGCAAAGCATCAATTCTCCCTGGCCTTTTGCCCAGTGGGGGATGGACATAATAGGTCCCTTCCCCCAGGCAACCGGGCAAAGGAAGTTTCTACTGGTCGCAGTGGATTACTTTACAAAGTGGATTGAGGCGGAACCCCTTGCAAACATCACAGCTAGGCAAGTCCAGAACTTTGTATGGAAAGACATCATCTGCAGGTTCGGAATCCCGCACACTATCACCACGGACAATGGGAGACAATTTACTGATCGCAAGTTGGCCGAATTCTATGAAAGCCTGGGCGTCCAGCACAAGACAAGTTCAGTGGAGCACCCGCAAACCAATGGCCAAGCCGAATCTGCCAACAAAGTTATCCTGAACGAACTAAAGAAAAGACTTGGCAGTGCCAAAGGTAAATGGGTAGAGGAGCTCGTAGAAGTTCTCTGGGCATACCGGTGTACCCCCCACTCGGCAACTGGGGAAACCCCGTACAATCTCACCTACGGCACAGACGCCATGCTGCCGGTTGAGGTCGGAGAGCCGACAATCCGAAGAGAACTCCACAGTTTGAAGATGAATGAAGAGTGTCTAAGAGCGGAGTTGGATTTGCTCCAAGAAGCACGCGACAGGGCCAAGATAAGAGAACAAGCTTGCAAACAGATGGCTGCGAGAAGATACAATTCAAAGACAAAACCAAGAGCCTTCCAAGAAGGAGACCTGGTCTGGAGAATGAAAGGGGAAGCTCGCAGGATCCCAGCAGAAGGAAAGTTCAATGCAAACTGGAGGGTCCCTTCAAGGTCAGAGAAAATCTCCAGAACGGCGCATATCGCCTAGAACAATTGGATGGCAGGGAAGTTCCCAGGACGTGGAACGCGAGCCATTTGAAAATGTATTTCAGTTAACATGTATTATAGGTGTACTCTTTCCTACCTTCGATCCTTTTTCCCAGAGGGCTATCCCGAGGGTTTTTGATTgaagaaggttttaacgaggcaccaCAATCAATGAAATCATGTTTATCACTCAAAATCCTCTGGCAAATCATTAATACAAGAGTAcaataaaaacctctcggccaaggaagaattcacccaagtgaatccctgccgagagtacaataaaaacctctcggccaaggaagaattcacccaagtgaatccctgccgagagtacaagaaaaacctctcggccaaggaagaattcacccaagtgaatccctgccgagagtacaagaaaaacctctcggccaaggaagaattcacccaagtgaatccctgccgagagtacaataaaaacctctcggccaaggaagaattcacccaagtgaatccctgccgagagtacaagaaaaacctctcggccaaggaagaattcacccaagtgaatccctgccgagagtacaataaaaacctctcggccaaggaagaattcacccaagtgaatccctgccgaccgagagtgcaataaaaacctctcggccaagagagttcaaaataaaaacctctcggccaaggaagaattcactcaagtgaatccctgccgaccgagagtgcaataaaaacctctcggccaagagagttcaaaataaaaacctctcggccaaggaagaattcacccaagggaatccctgccgaccgagagtgcaataaaaacctctcggccaagagagttcaaaataaaaacctctcggccaaggaagaattcactcaagtgaatccctgccgaccgagagtgcaataaaaacctctcggccaagagagttcaaaataaaaacctctcggccaaggaagaattcacccaagggAATCCCTGCCGACTGAGAGTGcaataaaaacctctcggccaaggaagaattcactcaagtgaatccctgccgaccgAGAGTGCAATAAAAACCTCACGGCCAAGAGAGTTCAAaataaaaacctctcggccaaggaagaattcactcaagtgaatccctgccgaccgagagtgcaataaaaacctctcggccaagagagtcTCAGAAAGTCAAACAAGTAATGTATACGAGAAGTGAGTGAAAGACGACATTCAAATTAAGAAATTCTCATTCATGGTATTCAAAAGAAACCGGCTACGCCGTATCGATTACACAAAAGACGGGGTCACGACTttacaaaaaataacaattaaacgCGACCCATGCATAGAAGAACAAACTAGCTATCGGGCTCTAGGTGTTCGACCTCTGAAGCTGTCGGGGGAGCTAGCACTTGAGGTGAGCTTGGGATTTGATCTAGCGGCATGAGTTGGCCTTCGTAGAAGTCCTTGTCAACATCAAATTTCCCTTCATCCAAGGGAACATTATAGAAAAAGGCTGCTTGCCGAAGGGCTTTCTTAAAGCCAAGTTCATGTTCCTCCATGACGCTATCTTCGGCCACCTCTAGTTCCTTCAGCAGCTTCTCTATCTTCTCTTCGGCTCGATGGTTGGTATGGGCCATGTCCAAGAGGCTTTCCTTTAAGCCCTTCACTTCGTTATCAGCCTTCTCGGCAACCTCTCTACCAGCCCTCTCGGCCAATTCGGACTTCTCTTTCCACATCGCCACCTCAGTCTCTAGAGCTTCATTCTGAGCCACAAGTGTAGCATTCTCGGTCAACTTTGTTTTCAAGCTGGCCGAGGACTCATTCAGCTTAGTTCGGAGTCCCTCCACCTCGGCTGCATTTTTGTCCCTCTTCATCAAATCGGACGCCATCCGTTTGCCGAGTACCAAGGTCCTAGAACACAACTCCATGAAGGCGTCATGAACTTGAGCAGGGCGTGCCGACAGATACGCATCTTGCTGGTAAGGATTCAGCATGATGCTCACCTTCTCGGCCACATTAAGATCGTGTCCAAGAAAGTCAGGCCCACTTGAACCAGGTCTCCCAGGCAATCGGCCCCTCTTAGGAGACCTTCCAGATGAAGAGCGCTCCCCATGGCGCCGAGAAGACTTGCCACGATCCTTGCCATGGTCTTCTTTTCGTTTCTTTGGGTTGGTCGGGCGGTCGACTTCGGCAGCTGGCACTATAGTAATGGGGATAGCAGCCTCGGCATTCGGTGTACCCGATCCTCCCGGCGTATCCCCCCTCGCGGCCATCTGAGCTTGCCGCTTCAGGCGAAGCTCTCGAAAATAATCTTTCTTTC
Encoded here:
- the LOC137805974 gene encoding uncharacterized protein gives rise to the protein MIEKVALALVHASRRLRQYFQSHEVIVRTDFPINKILQKPELAGRMIGWSVELSEFSIKYEPQGPIKSQCLADFTSELQQCQEPETIWVLHVDGSSSKKGGGAGIVLEGPKNIQIEQSLRFGFPTSNNQAEYEALIAGLLLAKDVGAQKVECHTDSQLMVEHVNGNYQIKDPLLLKYYHRVVNIISQFQNIKINHVKRQENLRADTLSKLATARTKGRHASVIQQILSAPSVPIGECMVTEKGEDDWVSDMKKAVKDREEGKDGHDLHLSRKASRFVIIGEDLYKRGFSTPLLKCVSKVEAEYILQELHQGACGLHSGARTMVTRVLRAGYYWPTLRTDCTNFVKKCVSCQEHGPLIHPHPHNLQSINSPWPFAQWGMDIIGPFPQATGQRKFLLVAVDYFTKWIEAEPLANITARQVQNFVWKDIICRFGIPHTITTDNGRQFTDRKLAEFYESLGVQHKTSSVEHPQTNGQAESANKVILNELKKRLGSAKGKWVEELVEVLWAYRCTPHSATGETPYNLTYGTDAMLPVEVGEPTIRRELHSLKMNEECLRAELDLLQEARDRAKIREQACKQMAARRYNSKTKPRAFQEGDLVWRMKGEARRIPAEGKFNANWRVPSRSEKISRTAHIA